A genomic window from Punica granatum isolate Tunisia-2019 chromosome 2, ASM765513v2, whole genome shotgun sequence includes:
- the LOC116194892 gene encoding uncharacterized protein LOC116194892, protein MAARLLMVLGLLVTMMSGSALMASGQTNPSQCKDERKQIENACRPVIFGRNPSQQCCLRVRVTHVECVCPYVTPKLAALIGVDRAIRQIEACGRTVPHNFKCGSVTTP, encoded by the exons ATGGCTGCTCGGCTGTTGATGGTGCTAGGGCTCCTAGTCACGATGATGAGTGGCTCGGCGCTGATGGCAAGTGGTCAGACGAATCCAAGCCAGTGCAAGGACGAGCGGAAGCAAATAGAGAATGCGTGTAGGCCGGTGATATTTGGGCGGAACCCCTCCCAGCAGTGCTGCCTGAGGGTCAGGGTCACCCACGTCGAGTGTGTTTGCCCATATGTTACCCCTAAGCTCGCTGCTCTCATCGGTGTCGATCGTGCCATTAGGCAGATCGAGGCCTGTGGTCGCACCGTTCCTCACAACTTCAAGTGTGGCA GTGTTACCACTCCATGA